One Pyrofollis japonicus DNA window includes the following coding sequences:
- a CDS encoding nucleotidyltransferase domain-containing protein, which produces MSSARHMVERLRRLMKWRQIVQVVAEAAKQVLGEDIKVYVIGGAAEDRLTALSDIDVLIVLPRDPDPYEATRISRLVYEKAVDLGMPWDYPLDLHIAGPHLLELYKRFSRRMIEVK; this is translated from the coding sequence GTGTCGTCAGCGAGGCACATGGTTGAGCGGTTACGGAGGCTAATGAAGTGGAGACAAATCGTCCAGGTAGTTGCTGAAGCTGCTAAACAAGTACTAGGCGAGGACATAAAGGTCTACGTTATAGGCGGTGCTGCTGAGGACAGGCTTACCGCGCTCAGCGACATTGACGTGCTCATAGTGTTGCCGAGAGACCCTGACCCATATGAAGCTACAAGGATATCTAGGCTAGTCTATGAGAAGGCTGTTGATCTCGGAATGCCCTGGGACTATCCACTAGACCTCCACATTGCAGGTCCTCACCTCCTTGAACTCTACAAGCGGTTCTCGAGGCGCATGATAGAGGTGAAGTAG
- a CDS encoding ATP-binding cassette domain-containing protein, whose translation MAVYINVRRAGILRNVELNLPGKGVTLLLGPNGAGKTTLLKTIAGVIRADAEIIVNGVELHVLPPSRRRVAYVPQSLALFNHMAVYDNIAYGLRARGLGEKEVRERVLALADMLRVTHLLSRMPWMLSGGEKQRVAIARALAIDARMLLLDEAFDHIDAESRRALMTYISEYAAEKMPVILVTHHPEEAMRHMDVKAVVRLVEGRLHEIRYTRGSEPWREEIVAEAINPR comes from the coding sequence TTGGCAGTCTATATCAATGTACGCCGCGCGGGAATACTAAGGAACGTGGAGCTAAACCTCCCTGGGAAAGGAGTCACCTTGCTCCTTGGCCCAAACGGGGCAGGGAAGACAACACTGCTCAAAACAATTGCTGGTGTTATCCGGGCCGACGCAGAAATCATCGTAAACGGCGTCGAGCTTCACGTGCTTCCCCCGAGCCGTAGGAGGGTAGCCTATGTTCCCCAGAGCCTCGCCCTCTTCAACCACATGGCCGTATACGATAACATAGCCTACGGGCTAAGGGCTAGGGGGCTCGGCGAGAAAGAGGTGCGAGAACGCGTACTCGCGCTAGCAGACATGCTTAGGGTAACACATCTACTGAGCCGCATGCCCTGGATGCTCAGTGGTGGAGAAAAACAGAGGGTCGCTATTGCCCGCGCCTTGGCAATAGATGCAAGGATGCTGTTGCTAGACGAGGCGTTTGACCACATAGACGCTGAGAGCCGTAGAGCACTCATGACCTATATCAGCGAGTACGCTGCAGAGAAGATGCCAGTGATTCTTGTCACGCATCACCCAGAGGAGGCCATGAGGCACATGGATGTAAAGGCCGTTGTAAGGCTCGTAGAGGGTAGACTGCACGAAATAAGGTACACTAGAGGCTCTGAGCCTTGGAGAGAGGAAATAGTGGCGGAGGCCATCAATCCTAGATAG
- a CDS encoding ABC transporter permease: MVRDRVVEAVSYLVLLAAWQLAAIAYSSPWLVGPLEIARVFADKVFLAKLVDAYLLTAMRALTGFALGLVAGLGLGVLAGMVALRLGGVLEKLSAIIASVPSVAWIPLLIALLGTDEFRLPVAASFLCSFPPILYQVFSALRSVDPEEVAVAQTLGAEGMYLWRTIILPKVLEKLFPAVKVESVMTWKTVFAAEMVAVPSGLGYLAMLYADLLDVAHVAAIVFVLTATVAVFVSLASRFEKRVLAKRGLGERSWQSISMYAAREY; encoded by the coding sequence GTGGTGCGGGATAGGGTTGTGGAGGCGGTTTCGTACCTCGTGTTGCTCGCGGCCTGGCAGCTCGCAGCAATAGCGTATAGCAGTCCGTGGCTTGTTGGGCCGCTCGAGATAGCAAGGGTGTTTGCCGATAAGGTGTTCCTCGCAAAGCTTGTGGATGCGTACCTGCTTACAGCTATGAGGGCGCTCACCGGGTTTGCCCTGGGGCTCGTGGCAGGCCTCGGCCTAGGAGTCCTCGCCGGCATGGTTGCTCTGCGGCTGGGAGGTGTGCTCGAGAAGCTCTCTGCGATAATTGCTTCCGTGCCGAGTGTTGCGTGGATACCACTCCTCATAGCCTTGCTCGGTACCGATGAGTTCCGGCTCCCTGTTGCTGCGAGCTTTCTCTGCTCGTTCCCGCCAATCCTCTACCAGGTCTTCTCTGCCCTCCGCAGCGTCGACCCCGAGGAGGTCGCAGTGGCTCAGACCCTCGGCGCTGAGGGCATGTACCTCTGGAGAACGATAATCTTGCCGAAAGTGTTGGAGAAGCTGTTTCCCGCCGTGAAGGTCGAGAGCGTCATGACCTGGAAAACCGTGTTCGCTGCAGAAATGGTGGCCGTGCCGAGCGGGCTCGGGTACCTGGCAATGCTCTACGCGGACCTCCTAGACGTCGCCCATGTTGCGGCAATAGTCTTCGTACTGACTGCGACCGTAGCTGTTTTCGTGTCTCTCGCATCCCGCTTCGAGAAACGCGTGCTCGCGAAGAGGGGTCTGGGTGAGAGGTCTTGGCAGTCTATATCAATGTACGCCGCGCGGGAATACTAA
- a CDS encoding ABC transporter substrate-binding protein: protein MLAILATAAMLAAKSGGNDRGLRLGIELNTHATAAWVALDKGLFNTHGVHVDSILRFRTGVELAAAFSKGEIDAAWACLAPIIKIIDKGIPLYIVEATHYYGYGCVGRPGINSLRDLLSLRHEPVVAVTGNGAQTHILLLKAMEKYGFRARIVFMKPPAILSAVVTGSVDAACLPEHYLSVAESKGLHVLLTAQDLWPNMPGSYLVVSESLLKKRPGVVCRLAEINEEATRLALENTVEAAKIDARELGAPVEVVERSLGRLKLTTAINVSEVQALADLMYSHGLIKHRINVSNYIVDLSKLCSR, encoded by the coding sequence GTGCTAGCAATCCTAGCAACCGCCGCCATGCTTGCTGCCAAGAGTGGAGGCAATGATAGAGGGCTGAGGCTTGGCATAGAGCTGAATACTCACGCTACAGCTGCCTGGGTTGCCCTCGACAAGGGGCTCTTCAATACTCATGGTGTACATGTAGATAGTATTCTCAGGTTTCGTACCGGTGTTGAGCTGGCGGCAGCCTTCTCTAAGGGCGAGATAGACGCAGCGTGGGCATGCCTAGCACCGATTATCAAGATTATCGATAAGGGTATTCCGCTGTACATAGTGGAGGCTACTCACTACTATGGGTATGGGTGCGTAGGACGCCCCGGGATCAACAGCCTAAGGGATCTACTGTCTCTCAGACACGAACCTGTTGTCGCGGTCACGGGTAATGGTGCTCAGACGCACATCCTCCTCTTGAAAGCGATGGAGAAGTACGGATTCAGAGCAAGGATCGTGTTTATGAAGCCACCTGCTATCCTCAGCGCCGTTGTAACTGGCTCTGTCGATGCCGCGTGCCTGCCCGAGCACTATCTCAGTGTTGCTGAGTCGAAGGGGCTCCACGTACTCCTCACTGCTCAGGATCTGTGGCCGAATATGCCTGGCAGCTACCTCGTTGTATCAGAGAGCCTCCTCAAAAAGCGCCCAGGTGTTGTCTGCAGGCTTGCAGAGATAAACGAGGAGGCGACGAGGCTGGCCTTGGAGAACACTGTGGAGGCGGCCAAGATTGATGCGAGGGAGCTGGGAGCCCCCGTTGAAGTCGTTGAGCGTAGCCTTGGCCGCCTCAAGCTGACCACAGCTATCAATGTGTCCGAGGTCCAGGCGCTCGCCGACCTAATGTATAGCCATGGCCTGATAAAGCACCGGATAAACGTGTCCAACTACATAGTTGACTTGTCTAAGCTGTGTAGTAGGTGA
- a CDS encoding encapsulin gives MFARHPLELAKDKLSGKDLADALRLAIMAELDAINLYLQIAEKAEREDVKKVFMDVAREEKTHVGEFLEMLKKLDPEQVEELKKGAEEVAEILGEPGANPSSDIDDPGDPDNGERDSFEKVVVKAFIRSVESSRVLRRALPVTLVGPGVDYVVATSIAYGEQGVGVESETVVPLREVFTELVIPQRLVDRYSRLGEPIDPLISYAAKKFVQSEERLLIEQLLGVKEALSARLGTWERGGEAVDDIAKAVSLLEAEGFRGPFVVLVPTQRYTKLLAVHERTGVMELTRVEKLAKVVRTPLLPGDKVVVLAAEKNALDIVVGTDTRVDYIGLETGGHRFRAWETITLRILNPHGIVVLSAE, from the coding sequence TTGTTCGCACGTCATCCCCTTGAGTTGGCTAAGGACAAGCTTTCTGGCAAGGATCTTGCCGATGCTCTTCGCCTCGCCATTATGGCTGAGCTTGACGCGATCAACCTTTATCTGCAGATTGCAGAGAAGGCAGAGCGAGAAGACGTCAAGAAAGTGTTTATGGATGTTGCACGCGAAGAGAAGACTCATGTAGGCGAGTTTCTCGAGATGCTTAAGAAGCTTGACCCAGAGCAGGTTGAGGAGCTGAAGAAGGGTGCAGAGGAGGTAGCGGAGATTCTCGGCGAGCCGGGCGCCAATCCGAGCAGCGATATTGACGACCCAGGAGACCCGGATAACGGGGAAAGGGACAGCTTTGAGAAGGTTGTCGTTAAGGCATTTATTAGGAGTGTTGAGTCTTCGCGTGTGCTTCGAAGGGCTCTGCCAGTAACCCTCGTTGGGCCTGGCGTAGACTATGTTGTCGCTACCAGCATCGCTTATGGCGAGCAAGGCGTCGGCGTAGAGTCTGAGACAGTGGTACCTCTCCGCGAAGTCTTCACCGAGCTGGTTATCCCGCAGAGGCTTGTTGACCGCTACTCGAGGCTCGGCGAGCCCATTGACCCGCTGATAAGCTATGCTGCTAAGAAGTTTGTACAGTCCGAGGAGAGGCTCCTGATAGAGCAATTGCTTGGCGTAAAGGAGGCGCTCTCCGCGAGGCTCGGTACATGGGAGCGGGGCGGCGAGGCTGTGGACGATATAGCTAAGGCGGTCTCGCTGCTCGAGGCAGAGGGGTTCAGGGGCCCATTTGTAGTGCTTGTGCCGACTCAGCGCTACACTAAGCTGCTTGCCGTCCACGAGAGAACCGGGGTAATGGAGCTGACAAGGGTTGAGAAGCTAGCCAAGGTTGTCAGAACCCCGCTGCTCCCCGGCGACAAGGTTGTAGTGCTTGCTGCGGAGAAGAACGCCCTAGACATCGTGGTTGGAACCGATACCAGGGTGGACTACATAGGTCTCGAGACTGGCGGCCACCGGTTCCGCGCATGGGAGACAATAACGCTCAGAATTCTCAACCCGCATGGCATAGTAGTGCTCTCAGCGGAGTAA
- a CDS encoding sulfurtransferase TusA family protein: MGSVLDLRGKICPEPFLVIMKRFSELEPGESIEAMLDSWRCVLLLVEAMKSTKTGVADVEEKDDYYYVRVTKLR; encoded by the coding sequence TTGGGTAGTGTTCTTGATTTGCGTGGAAAGATATGCCCAGAGCCCTTCCTGGTAATTATGAAAAGGTTTAGTGAACTCGAGCCGGGAGAATCTATTGAGGCTATGCTAGATTCTTGGCGCTGTGTGCTCCTCCTCGTGGAGGCCATGAAGTCTACGAAGACCGGTGTGGCTGATGTCGAGGAAAAGGACGATTATTACTATGTCAGGGTTACTAAACTGAGATAA
- a CDS encoding SufD family Fe-S cluster assembly protein produces the protein MQTSTQIPRHDYLEELVDKLPWQHIADSPTTRHYTDWSVFEKVLRGEYSTASENYSLILQGYDALIGCNGVQSSEPKEGIAVYRLNEAAGEHRRLFGRLVAMDENKLTAAHYARLEEPYIVAVKEPGVYRVGVCGRPGSGWSSTHLVIHVPARTKASLLVEIAGPYHGSVVMETFIEESSSLELLSVARPTKSSVLAIISRRSIAPRARLVSASLYRASAMHRIEEETLLQQHAEYVHRGIAVGRNNERIDYIANTFHDGRESRSNVELFGYALDESFVSARGVSTIREQAEDSAAHFDAEVLILGERAKAYTMPLMEINTGQVEAASHHAAQYRVPRDVVFYMQTRGLSPGEAIRLMFNERTLSAIESLAEIGKTISNTDKEKLVESLLALS, from the coding sequence TTGCAAACAAGTACGCAGATACCTCGCCACGACTACCTAGAGGAGCTCGTTGATAAGCTTCCCTGGCAACACATAGCCGACTCCCCGACCACGAGGCACTACACTGACTGGAGCGTCTTTGAAAAAGTATTGCGGGGAGAGTACAGCACGGCATCGGAGAACTATAGCCTCATCCTACAGGGTTACGACGCACTTATAGGCTGCAACGGGGTCCAGAGCAGCGAGCCCAAGGAAGGCATAGCGGTTTACCGTCTCAACGAGGCAGCCGGAGAGCATAGACGGCTATTTGGGAGGCTTGTAGCGATGGACGAGAACAAGTTGACCGCAGCACACTATGCCAGGCTCGAAGAACCATACATAGTCGCTGTCAAGGAGCCGGGGGTCTACCGCGTAGGAGTATGTGGTAGGCCAGGCAGCGGCTGGAGCAGCACGCACCTCGTCATACACGTCCCCGCGAGAACAAAGGCATCGCTCCTCGTAGAGATAGCTGGCCCGTACCACGGCTCAGTAGTAATGGAGACCTTCATAGAGGAGTCTTCATCGCTGGAACTATTATCTGTTGCAAGGCCGACGAAGAGCAGCGTGCTAGCAATAATTTCGCGTAGAAGCATAGCGCCGAGAGCAAGGCTTGTCTCAGCATCGCTCTACCGCGCCTCAGCAATGCACCGGATCGAGGAGGAAACCCTTCTACAGCAACACGCAGAGTACGTTCACAGAGGCATAGCCGTGGGGAGAAACAATGAGCGCATAGACTATATAGCGAATACCTTCCACGATGGAAGAGAAAGCAGGAGCAACGTAGAACTATTCGGGTACGCCCTCGACGAGTCATTTGTATCAGCGAGGGGAGTCTCAACAATAAGGGAACAAGCCGAGGACAGCGCTGCACACTTCGACGCAGAGGTACTGATACTGGGAGAACGAGCCAAGGCGTACACAATGCCCCTAATGGAGATAAATACTGGCCAAGTCGAAGCCGCAAGCCACCATGCAGCACAATATCGCGTCCCAAGAGACGTAGTGTTCTATATGCAGACGAGAGGACTCAGCCCGGGCGAAGCAATAAGGCTAATGTTCAATGAGAGGACACTATCCGCTATAGAGAGCCTAGCGGAGATCGGTAAAACAATAAGCAACACCGATAAGGAGAAACTAGTAGAGAGCCTACTAGCACTCAGCTAA
- the sufB gene encoding Fe-S cluster assembly protein SufB, which translates to MAAVKASPLKDVLGSGIENILGFQKPYPKEIEIRGRIERGLVEEISRIKKEPDWMRRFRLRALELFYKLPMPNWVLGIEEIDLDEIAAYVKPEAEPAETWEELPQWIRDYYSRLGLPEAEAKALSGMTAVFDSEAVLNVVKKELQEKGVILLPMEEAMRKYPDLVKQYFGRVFPPADHKFAALHHALWSGGAFVYVPPGVKLRQPIEAFFFIGSELEGQFEHTLLIAGENSYIEFIEGCAAPMLKRFSFHDGMVEIYAHKGSRVHFYTIQNWSRDIINFNNKRAIAEENAYVEWLEGSIGSRITYTYPSTVLKGRGASTRNVSVAIANGPYIKDTGGKAIHAAPDTKSHIVSKSISSNGGLSIYRGLVRINRGAKNSFSHVQCDSLVLDKKSKAYTYPRNEVDEPTAEVSHEASVGRLSEEQLFYMASRGLTEGEAKALIVLGFIKSVLGHLPLETASILSKVIELEFSELGAVG; encoded by the coding sequence TTGGCGGCTGTTAAGGCTTCTCCCCTGAAAGATGTTCTGGGAAGCGGTATTGAGAACATACTCGGGTTCCAGAAGCCGTATCCCAAGGAGATAGAGATAAGGGGTAGAATAGAGAGGGGCCTCGTAGAGGAGATATCTAGGATCAAGAAGGAGCCTGACTGGATGAGGAGGTTCCGGCTAAGAGCCCTTGAGCTCTTCTATAAGCTTCCGATGCCCAACTGGGTTCTCGGGATAGAGGAGATAGATCTAGACGAGATAGCTGCCTACGTTAAGCCCGAGGCAGAACCCGCAGAGACTTGGGAGGAGCTTCCACAGTGGATACGCGACTACTATTCCAGGCTCGGGCTGCCGGAGGCAGAGGCAAAGGCCCTATCGGGGATGACTGCTGTATTTGATAGCGAGGCAGTGCTCAACGTTGTGAAGAAGGAGCTCCAGGAGAAGGGCGTAATACTGCTACCAATGGAGGAGGCTATGAGGAAGTACCCCGACCTAGTTAAACAGTACTTTGGCCGAGTCTTCCCCCCAGCGGATCACAAGTTTGCTGCACTACATCATGCGCTATGGAGCGGCGGCGCGTTTGTATACGTACCTCCGGGAGTTAAGCTGAGACAGCCGATAGAGGCGTTCTTCTTCATCGGCAGCGAGCTTGAGGGCCAATTCGAGCACACGCTGCTGATAGCAGGTGAAAACAGCTATATCGAGTTCATAGAGGGCTGTGCTGCTCCGATGCTTAAGCGTTTCAGCTTCCACGACGGCATGGTCGAGATATATGCGCACAAGGGGTCACGGGTACACTTCTACACGATTCAGAACTGGAGCAGAGACATAATTAACTTTAACAACAAGAGAGCCATAGCCGAGGAGAACGCCTATGTCGAGTGGCTGGAAGGAAGCATTGGCAGCAGGATAACCTACACGTATCCATCAACAGTGCTAAAAGGCCGCGGCGCCTCAACCAGGAACGTGTCAGTAGCGATAGCAAATGGACCCTACATAAAAGATACCGGCGGCAAGGCTATACACGCCGCCCCGGACACGAAGAGCCACATAGTGTCTAAGAGCATTTCGAGCAACGGCGGCCTCTCAATATACCGTGGACTTGTCCGCATCAACCGTGGAGCAAAGAACAGCTTCAGCCACGTACAGTGCGACAGCCTCGTCCTGGACAAGAAGAGCAAGGCATATACATATCCAAGAAACGAGGTAGACGAGCCAACAGCCGAGGTCAGCCACGAGGCAAGCGTTGGCAGACTCAGCGAGGAGCAGCTATTCTACATGGCGAGCAGGGGCTTGACCGAGGGAGAGGCCAAGGCACTCATAGTGCTCGGCTTCATCAAGAGCGTTCTAGGACACTTGCCGCTAGAAACTGCGAGCATCTTGTCCAAGGTAATCGAGCTAGAGTTTAGCGAGCTAGGAGCAGTAGGCTAA